AGAGGGGACCGGGGCCAGGAGTCAGTGAGGCAGGGGGTTGACGGGAAGGCGATCGTCCAGCGAGGGCCGATTCGCTGGACGATTACGGCCACCCCTTCTGGCACAATCGGTCCCATGCCCACCTCTGCCCCGCCCGACTACATCACCGACCTCCGCACCATCATCGGCAACGCGCCCGTCAACCTGATGGGCGCGGCGGGCCTGATGTTTGACGCTGAGGGGCGGGTGCTGTTGCAGCGGCTGGTGGGCCGAGACGACGTGTGGAGCCTGCCCGGCGGCCTGTGCGAACTGGCCGAGCCGCCGGAGCGGACGCTGCGCCGCGAGGTGCAGGAGGAAACCGGACTGACCGTGCTGGACGCGGAGCTGCTGACCTTGCACACCACCCCGCTGCGAACGCTGGGTAACGGCCACCAGGCCAGCTTCTACACGGCGCTGTACCGGGTCACGGCCTGGGAAGGAGTGCCGCAGGCGGACGGCGTGGAAGTGGCAGAGCTGCGCTGGTTCAGCGTGGAGGCGCTCCCCCCCATGCGCGGCTATATCGGGCGCTGGGCAGCGGAGTGGCTGCGGGAGCAATAAAAAGCGCCCCACAGTGGAGGCGCTTTCAGAAAGTTGAACCGGGCTTACTCGACCGTCACATTCACCGTGGCGACTTCGTTGCCGCTTTCATCCCAAATGGCGTAAGTGTTGTCACCCACAGCTGGCGCAGTGATGTCGGTGGTCCAGGCGCCGTCGCTCTCGGCAGTAAAGCTGCCGACTGAAGTCCCGTTCTCGAACACTTCGTAGTCGCCAGCGCCGCCCGTACCCGTCATGGAAAAGCCATCGGCAGCGACCGTGGTGCCGTCAGCGGGTTCCAGCACCGTGAGGGCAGCCTCAGGGGCGGCTGCAGCGGGCTCGGCGGCCGGTGGGGTCGTGGTCTGCTCGGTGGCGGCCGGCGTGGGCGCAGGTACCGGTTCGGCACGGTTCTGCGTGAAGTACCAGGCCAGGCCTGCCAGCAACAGCAGCGGGATGATCCACCAGGGGAAGCCGCCGCGTTCCGGCTCGGCGGGGGGAGGAGTGACCGGACGGGGTGGTTCGGGGGTCATCGGCTGCACGGCGGGAGCGGGCTGCTCCTTGACCACCACGCGCTCTTCTTCGGCCAGTGGGGTGGCTTTGGCCTGCTTGGTTTCCAGGAGGGTGGGCCGCGCCTTGGGAGCAGCGCCAAACAGTTGTGCGCCCAGCAAAGCCTTCAGCACGCCCATACCCTGGGGCAGCAGACCTTCCAATTTGCCTGGAGTCAGTCCAGCCAGCACCCGGCTCAGGCCAGCAGCGTCGGTGCGGGTCGCCTGGGCACGGCTCCCCAGCAGACCCAGCACGAAGGGTGTCAGCAATGCCAGCAGGCGGCCTGCTTGCTCACCTGACGTTCCCAGGGCAGTACCCAGACGGCCGCCGACTTCGCCTGGATTGTCCAGCAAACGGTCCAACACGCTCAGGCCACGCACTTCCATCGCACCCAGTTCGGCACGGTTGCTCAGCAGGTCCATATTCAAGCCGCCCGTTTGTACGACTCGGCCAAAGTCATTGCTTAGGCTCAGCAGCTCGGCGGCTCCAGCCTCGTTGTGACCCTTCTGGGCCAGGGCGCTGAGCAAGACGGGGACAGTTCCCTGTACGGCGCGGCCAGCATCGCGGCGGCCAAACCCGGTGGCTTCGGCCAGGGCGGCGGTCCCCTCACCCGAAAACTGCTCGCGGAAAAAGGTCAGCAGGTTATCAGCACTGAGGGCCTGATCCTGCGCGGCGGGCTGAGCCACTGCAGATGTCGTGGACACCGCGGCGGCGGCAGGAGCTACGGGTACGGCACGGGGTGCAGCAGGCGCGGGCGCAGCGGCGCGGGCCGGCTGAGCCTGCGAGGGCTGCGAACCGGACACCACTGGCTTGGCCGATTTCCAGGGGTTGCTCCCCTGAGGGGCGGGCTGGGCCGCCTGAACGGCCCCACCACCTACGCCAGCTGCGGCGGCAGCAGCGGCCAGTGCGTCGGCAGCGGGAGCCGGGCGCTGATCAGGCTGAGCAGATGCAGTCGGGGCACCCGCAGGAGCCGCAGGTTGAACAGGTGAGCTGGGCTGGGTGTGAGCAACCGGAGCTGGCGTCACTGCCGCCGTAGGCTGGGGCGCTACAGATGCAGTCGGCTCTGCTGTGGGAGGAGCTGGGGTGGTAACGGCTGGCGCTTCAGCGTCTTCCAGCAGGGCGGAGACCACGCTGTCCTTGGAGTAGTCACGCTCAGGTACCAGTTCTGGTTCGGGAACAGGTTCAGTGGGGACCACCGCAGACTGCGGCGCTTCGGTGACGGGAGCGGCAGGCTGCACATTGCGGGCCTGGGCCAGTTTTTCCAGTTCTTCGGGGCTGGGCACTTCGGCGTCTTCCAGCAGGGCCGAGGCCACGCTGTCCTTGGAATAGTTGGTGCCAGCCACCTGCTGTGGCTGGGAACTGACTGGCTCAGACTGGGCCAGGCGTTCTGCCTGGGTTGGACTGACTGCCTCCGGCTGCGAGGGGCGCACACCTGCTGCCGACATCTCTACTTGTGACCGGGACGAGCTGGCCTGCGGAGCTTCAGGGGACTTTTTTGTTTCACCACCGTTCCCCTGATCGCGGAACTGCGGGGCATTGCTCAGTGCCCCGGCACGAGACACGTAGGAGCCGCCCACAGCACGTGGGCGCACGCCCGACGCACGAATGGTAGACATGATTTGGGTCATACTGTCCCGGTTCAGTCCGGCCTGGCCCGCAAAGCTCAGCAGCAGCGGCAACGACATGTTCAGCAGGCGGGCAATCGCGGGTTGCGGCGCACCCTCCACGCGGGCCAGCTGCCCGGCCATATCGCTCTGGTCACTGCCCAGCAGGCCGGGGCTGAGAATTTCGCCGGCCAGTTGCAGCGAGTCGGCGCCGCCCTGCTCCTGCAGACCATGGGCCACATCGCGGAAGCGCGGCAGGTTATCAATGGCCTCGGTGATCTGGGAGCGCACACCTTCGCTCTTGGCCTGCTGGGCCAGGGTTTCCAGCTGCCAGCGCACAGTACGGTCCAGTAGGCGTGCCGCCTGATCGTCGGTCAGCCCCGCAGCGCTGCCCAGTTGCCGGGCGCTGTCGGCTCCAAAATGTTGGCGAAACAGTTCTTCTATGTTCATGGTGATGTACATCATAAAGAAAGGAACCTCTCAGACGGCTGACGCCGCGCTAAAAGATTCCTCACAGTCGGCTTGCTGACCGGACCGGCTCAGGTCTGGGCCGGAGGCGGTGGGCGCTGCTGGCCACTGCCCTCGGAGATCTCAATCAGCCAGGCCATCAACTGCAAAATGGCCAGGCCCAGTGCGGGCAGCCCAGCCAGCATCATGATCCAGCCACTGATCTGCTGGTTTTGCAGCGGGGTCAGGTTCCACAGGCAGACTGCGCCTACGTACGGCTGATACAGCACCTCACGGGCGTACAGCCACCACGCGGCAATGGACATCATCGGCAGGGCGGCCAGAAACCCGAACCAACCCCGCTTGCCAAAAGTACCCGGTTGAATGCTGGGCAGTGGGCGCAGCATGGCTCCCCAGATCATGGTGCCGCTGATCAGGTACAGCGCAGGCAGCAAGATGGCCGCCGTATTGGTGACGATACTGGCATTGAATCCGGCAGGAATATTCCAGAACAGAATCACGGCGGTCCAGACCGCAAAGGCCACCCACGGGTCAAGCAGCACGCTGAAGATGCGCCCCAGCGGTGACCCTGGGGCCAGCGGAATCCGGCGCGGTAGCCCCAGCAAGAGCAGCAGCGGCACCAACTCGGCCAGCACCATCAGCCGGACCATATACAGCGCCATAGAGTTCACGGTGTAGACCGCCGCACTGGACTGCAAGGCCCAAAGCGTGGCCAGCAGCCCCAGGACGAACAGCACCACTTTCCAGACCGGCCAGTCCTGACGCCGCTCAGCATTTGCCCGCCAGCGCGAAAACTGCCACAGGTACAGGCCCAGTGCAGCAGCCAGCGCACCCCAGACCAGCGGATTGAAGGTCAGGGTCAGCAGATCGGCCAGGGTAGGGTTCAGATTCATGGCTGCACTCCTGCCGTCAGCTGAGCCGCTGTCAACTGAGCTGCCGTCCGCTGAGGCTCGGACCGCGCCGCCGACACGTCCCTGGGATTGTTCATCACATAGCGCACATCGCGCAGGATACGGTCCACGTCCGGCAGCTGGGTGTAATCCCACATCACCCGGGTATAGCCCGAAGCGTCAATCAGATAGGTGGCGGTGGTGTGGTTAATCTGGTATTCCAGCGGCCCGTCTACCGGCACCTTGCCGTAAGCCACACCGTAGCCCTGGGCCACCTGACTCAGTTCAGGTTCGGGAACACGTACCCCAGTGCCCTCACCGAAGAACTCCACGTACTCACGGATCCGCTCAGGGGTATCGCGCTCCGGGTCCACCGACACGAACAGGACCTTTACCTGCTCGCGTTCCTCCGGGGTCAGACGTGCGCGCATCTCACCGAGGTACTTGAGCGTCAGTGGGCAGATGTCAGGGCAGTGGGTAAACCCGAAAAACAGCAGCGTCGCCTGCCCCTGTGGCTGAAAGGTCCAGGGCTGTCCATGCCCGTCGGTGCCGGAAAAGGCCAGGGCAGGTCCAGGCTGGTTGACCACCGAACCATAAAAGGGATAGGCACTCTGCGAGCGGGCGTAGGCCCAGGCGATGCCCAGCACCAGCGCCACAGCAATCAGCGCCAACAGCGCCGACTGCTGCCAGGGGCGAGCAATCGGCTCCTGTGGCGGAGTGGCCGGTGGCTGGGGCGAGGCGGTCATGGCCTGCGCACCTCGGCACTCAGGTCCAGGGTACGGCCATCGTCGGCCACCACAGTCAGGTCTACCGTCTGGCCTTCTTCCAGCGGCCCGGTCAGATCCATCAGCATCAGGTGATCACCGCCGGAGGCCAGCACCAGCTCACCACCAGCAGGCACGGTCAGGCTGGGCGTTTCGACCATACCGCTGCTGCTGGCCCCGTCTGCCGCAGTGGTTTCGGTTCGCATCAGCATGACGTGACCCGCGGCCGGACTGGCCGCCGACACCAGCACGATGTCGCTGTCCGTGGGATTGGTCAGGGTAACATAGGCGGCAGTTTCCTTCATGCTCGGCGGCACCGCGGTCACGGTGGCAGTTCCGGCTTCCAGCGGCAGCACGCCGGTACTGGCAACAGCGTCAGTGGTATGGCCGCTGTGATCTGCCATCGGCTCTGCTGGGGCAGTGACACCCGGTTCGCTTACTGTGGTCTGCGAATCAGACGGTGAACAGGCTCCCAGCAGGGCGGGGAGCAGCAAACCTGGCAGTATCCGGCGGTACAGTGAGCGGGTCGGCATCATGGGGTCCAGTCTAGGCTGGAGGGTCCCCGTGAATTGTCCCACCCGCTGCCCTGTGCCAATCAGCGGGTCAGCAGGTAAATCTTCGGGTGGTGCCCACCGCTGTACACCTGGGTCAGTTCACGGACCTCCCAGGGAGATTCCTGCGCTACACGCTCAAACAGCCGCAACTCATGGGTGACCACCACCATGCGCCCGCCCTTGGAGCACAGCCGGTGCATCTCGCGCAGGAAAGCCGGATACATCTCGGCGTTCCCCCCGTGGGTGCCGATGTCGTCGCCCCAGGGCAGGTCCGCCACGATCAGGTCGAAGGTTCTGGGTGGCAGGCCCGTGTTCAGCGCATCTACCTGCGCCACTTCCACGCTCCGGCCCGCTGCTTTCAGATTGGCGCGGGCGCAGGCGACGGCTTCGGGGTCAATATCCACGCCCACCATCGCCTCATAGGGGCCCATCAGCGCTCGCTCGACCAGGAGGGTGCCGCTGCCGCACATCGGGTTGAAGATCCGGTCCTTGACTCGTAGGCCCGCCAACGCCAGCGCCGCATAAGCGGTGGCGGCGTTTAGCCCACCCTCGCGGTTGCAGACCCGCCACTCACGGGCCGAAAGGGGCCGGGGGGTCAACCGGGCCAGTCCCTCCCAGCCAGTGCCGCCCGGAGCAGGCCGGAGGCGCAGCCGCAACTCGCCCTCTTCGGGATGTTCAGGCAGGCCAAGCGCCTGACCGACTTCCGCACTCAGACGTTCCATGACCTCCGTCTCGCGCCCTGCCGCCGACAGGCGAAAGGAGCGGTGTCCGCCCTGCTCGGCCACCCCGCGGAGCCAACTGGTCAGTTCGCCCAGCTGTTGGTGGCCCAGCAGGCCACGGGGGCGCGGCACGTCCCATTGCCGCACAGCGTAGACCGCGACCACGCTCCGCAGCCGTGACAGGCGCTCGGTGGCACCAGCGTAGCGAAAGCGAATTTCCTCATCGGCGGCGCTCAGCACATCCAGCCCGGCAATGGCCGACAGCTCGGTGCGGGCCACTTCCTCCAGACCACGCAACACTTCGGCAGCGTACAGCGGCCACTCGGCGGGGTTGCCACGCGGCGCTGAGCGGCGAGGCCGGGACTTGGAACGTGAGCTGGGGCGGCGAGGAGGCATAAGAGGCATCATAGGGCAGAAGGCCGAGTGGCTCTGCTGTGGGGCCTACCAATCCCCTGCACGAACTCGGCGGCCTATCCGGCTCAGAGTTTCAGCGACAGCCCGACGAAGGCCATAAAAAAGGACGACCCCCTCAGGAAATCGCCCCAACTATGCTTGGTTTTTAGCGGCGCACGTGGTCACTTTGCGGCGGGTTGGCTTCGGACGGGGCCGAAGGCACATGACCCACACCTTCTCTGGACTCCTGCGCGGCCAGGTCGGCGCGGCCTTCGCTTTGCAGCGGCACTTCATCGGTGGCCGCCACGTCGCTGCTGTCCACACTCTCCAGTGACACGGCACCCAGCTGACGCATCAGTGCAGAAGCCTCAGCGGTACGCTGGGCGTCCTCGTCACGGGCAATCACCAGTACCTCGCCACCGTTCATCCGGCGCACCACCTGTTCAGCATGGGTGGCGGGCATTCCGAAACCGCGCAGCAGCCGCACATAATCGCCGTGATCGGAGCCGGAAATAGCCCCGAACAGACCGCCCAGCGTCAGGCCGCCGAGCAGACCGAACAGTGCGCCGTACATGCCGCCGTCTACATAGACCTGGGTGGCGGGAATCATGGCCAGCAGAATCCAGACCGGCACGGTCAGCGCCAGACCAGCCAGCGCACCCATCACGGCACCTTTGATCACTCCCCCAGCTCCGGCGGGGGCGCCCTCTTCGGGGCTGACTCCCGTGGCGCTGGCCACTTCAGTCTGGGTCACAGCGCTGGTGCAGGCAAAACCCAGACGGTCACGCTCGAAGCCGCGTGACTCAAGAACTTGCAGGGCTCTGGCGGCCTGCTGGGGGGTCTGAAACAGTGCAACGACGCTTTCCATGTCCCCTATTTTTAGCATGTCTGCCCCCATAGCCGCAGTGACCGCCGTCCCCGGGCGGCTCACTGGTCCATCCGGGCTGCCCGGCAAATGGGGCAGTTATCCCGCTGGATCAGGCGGCAATTTCCTATACTGGCCGGGCATGAGTCAGCCCGCTCCTTCTGTTTCCGTGTGTGTTCCACCTGCTGTATCCGCTGGCCTGACGCCCGCCTTTGAGCAGCAGTTGCGTGACGTGCTGCGTTCAGAAGTGGAATTTATCGAGCTGATTGGTGAAGACTTGGTGGGGGCCGGGGGCAAACGTATCCGCCCGCAGGTCACGCTGCTGGCCGCCGAAGCGCTGGGGGCCGTACCTCCCGATACTGCTGCCGTCAAGCTGGCTGTGTGTATCGAACTGCTGCACTCGGCGTCCCTGCTGCACGACGACCTGATTGACGACGCCGATACCCGCCGGGGCCAGGAAGCGGCCTTTCGGCGCTACGGCAACGTGGTGAGCGTGATGAGCGGTGACTTTATGCTCTCGCGGCTGTTGGTGCTGCTGTCGGATCTCCCCGGTTGCGCCCGGCTGACCCGCGCTTTTGGGGAAGTCGCCAGCATGGTCTGTGAAGGCGAAGTGCTGCAGTTTCAGGTGGCGGCCTACGGTAATCCGTCGTATGAGCAGTACGAGCGGATCATCTACGGCAAGACGGCGGCGCTGCTGGAACTGGCCGCCGCTGCCCCCGCGTTGCTGCTGAATGCGGCGCCGGAGCAAGAAGCGGCCCTGCGGCAATATGGACGTGAGCTGGGCATGGCCTTTCAGCTGCGCGACGACCTGCTGGACCTGCTGGGCCGCGAAGAAGAGCTGGGCAAGCCGGTGGGCAGTGACCTGCGCGAAGGCAAGGCCACCTGGCCGGTGCTGCGGCTGCTGGACAGCCCGGCTGGCGAAGAAGTCCGGACCATCCTGATGCGCCGCGCCGCGCCGAGTGGTGATCTGGTGCGCATCCAGACCCTGGCCGCTGAACACCACGCCGAAGCCGATACCTGGGCTGAGATCGCCCGCCGTCTGAATCTGGCCCGACAAGCGCTGGATGCTCTTCCCGGCGGCAGTGCCCGCCAGGAACTGGAAGACCTGCTGGACCGCCTGATTCCAGATCTGCACTGAAGGTCTGAAACCAGCCCTCCTGGGCCCAACTTCTATGCAGCCCAGTGAGCTGGCGCACAGTCTTAGAGCCGCCTGAACAGGCGAAAAAATACAGTCGGTAGCGTGAAAATAAGCCGCTGTCACTGCAGCAAGACCTGAGCACACTCCTGAGGGCCAGCGTGTATGCTCATACTGTCACGATGAATCAGGCTCTCTCTTTGTTGCAGTTTTCTGGTAGGTGCTCTGGGCACCTGCCTGGCCGTATGGACCTGGCTTGGCCGTGCATCACATTCCCCCATTTTCCAAGGAGGCCCAGATGAGGGTTTCAGGACTGAACTGGCAGGGGCTGATGGAACAGCTCCAAGAAGCCCTGCCTTACTGCGAAGTGACGGACCAATCACTCGCGTACTTTAAATATCCTCGCCGCAGCGTCAAGATGAACCTGCCCGTCAAGATGGATGATGGTCAGGTGCGGGTATTTCAGGGGTACCGCTCGGTACACTCCAATGCCCGCGGCCCCAGCATGGGCGGCGTACGTTTCCGCGAGGGGCTATCGCTTCACGAGTGCGAGGCCCTGGCCGCCATCATGACCCTCAAGGCCGCGGTGGCCGACCTGCCACTGGGTGGCGCCAAAGGTGGAGTGGATGTGGACCCGGAAACCCTCAGCGCCCATGAGCAAGAAGGCCTGACCCGCCGCTTTACCTCGGAGCTGTTCGAGCTGATCGGCCCCAACGAGGACATTCTGGCGCCGGATGTGGGGACCGACTCGCAGCACATGGCCTGGATATACGACGCCTTCAACGAAGGCCGGGGAACCTCAATCAACGGCATGGTCGTGGGCAAGCCGATGGCCCTGGGTGGTTCATACGCCACCAAGGACGCCCGTGGTCAGAGCGCCGCCATGGTCACCGCCCGCGCCCTGGAAGACAGCGGTCAGGGCGTCAAGAATGCCCGCATTGCCATCTTCGGATACGGCGATGTCGGCTCCAAGGCAGCGCGGCTCCTGCAGGCGCAGGGCGCCCTGATTGTGGCTGTCAGTGACCGTCACGGGGCCATTTATTCCAGCAGTGGGCTGGACCTTCCAGCACTGGCCGAACACCGTGAGCAGGGCGGCAGCGTGTGCGGATTCGCACTGGACATTTCCAAGGATGAGCTCCTGGAGCTGGACGTGGACGCGCTGATTCTGGCCTTCGACTTTGGCACGGTGAATGCGGGCAACGCCCACAAGGTCCGGGCCACCTATCTGGTCGAAGCCACCAACCGCGCTGTGCTCCCCGAAGCCGAGCGTTACCTGCGTGAGCGCGACATTCGGGTCCTGCCTGATCTGGTCGCGGCCATCGGAGGCGTGGTGGTGAACTATGTGGAATGGGTGCAGTCGCACACCAATTTCTTCTGGACCGCCGATGAGATCGAAGCAGTGGCCGAACAGCACATCAACCGCGCACTGGACGACGTGATGAATGTCATGGAGCAAAACGGCATTGACATGCGGACTGCGGCCTACGTGCTGGCGCTCAGCCGCCTGAACAGTGCCACCGAGATGCGCGGCGTCTACCCCTGAGTCCTGATTTTTTCCCAAGCACACTCGAGCATTCCTCAGAGCATTCCCCAGCGAAGGAGCTGCCATGACCACCGAATCCCCCGCCCCCGTCAAAACATCCACCCACGATATTCCCAGCTACCTGGACCCCAACAACATCGGCGCCTACGAGATCTTCTTGGAGCAGGTCGACCGCGTGACGCCTTACTTGGGCAACCTGGCCTACTGGGTCGAAACCCTCAAGCGCCCCAAGCGCATCTTGGTGGTCGACGTGCCAATCCACTTGGACGACGGCAGCGTGGCCCACTTCGAGGGCTACCGCGTGCAGCACAACACCTCGCGTGGCCCGGCCAAAGGCGGCATCCGCTACCACCAGGACGTGAACCTCTCCGAAGTGATGGCCCTCTCAGCCTGGATGACCATCAAGAACGCCGCTGTGAACGTGCCCTACGGCGGCGGTAAGGGCGGCATCCGGATTGACCCGCGCAAATACTCGCAGGGCGAACTGGAACGCGTGACCCGGCGCTTTACCACCGAAATCGGCCTGATTATCGGCCCAGAAAAAGACATTCCCGCCCCCGACGTCAACACCAACCCGCAAATTATGGCCTGGATGATGGACACCTACTCCATGAATGTGGGCCGCACGGCCACCGGCGTGGTGACCGGCAAGCCCATCGCGCTGGGCGGATCGCTGGGCCGCAGTGACGCTACCGGACGCGGCGTCTTCGTGACCGGGGCCGAGGCCATGAAGAAGCTGGGGATCAACATGGAAGGCGCCCGTATTGCTGTGCAGGGCTTCGGCAACGTGGGCAACGCCGCCGCCCGCATCTTCCACGACCACGGGGCCAAGATCGTCGCCATTCAGGACGTGACCGGCACGGTGTACAGCGCCGCGGGCATTGACCCTTACAAGGCGATGGAGCACCTGAGCGCCACGGGCAAGATTACCGACCTGCCCGGCACCGACGAGCTGAGCCGCGAGGAGTTCTGGACCGTGGACTGCGACG
The sequence above is a segment of the Deinococcus radiophilus genome. Coding sequences within it:
- a CDS encoding NUDIX domain-containing protein: MPTSAPPDYITDLRTIIGNAPVNLMGAAGLMFDAEGRVLLQRLVGRDDVWSLPGGLCELAEPPERTLRREVQEETGLTVLDAELLTLHTTPLRTLGNGHQASFYTALYRVTAWEGVPQADGVEVAELRWFSVEALPPMRGYIGRWAAEWLREQ
- a CDS encoding DUF937 domain-containing protein, whose translation is MNIEELFRQHFGADSARQLGSAAGLTDDQAARLLDRTVRWQLETLAQQAKSEGVRSQITEAIDNLPRFRDVAHGLQEQGGADSLQLAGEILSPGLLGSDQSDMAGQLARVEGAPQPAIARLLNMSLPLLLSFAGQAGLNRDSMTQIMSTIRASGVRPRAVGGSYVSRAGALSNAPQFRDQGNGGETKKSPEAPQASSSRSQVEMSAAGVRPSQPEAVSPTQAERLAQSEPVSSQPQQVAGTNYSKDSVASALLEDAEVPSPEELEKLAQARNVQPAAPVTEAPQSAVVPTEPVPEPELVPERDYSKDSVVSALLEDAEAPAVTTPAPPTAEPTASVAPQPTAAVTPAPVAHTQPSSPVQPAAPAGAPTASAQPDQRPAPAADALAAAAAAAGVGGGAVQAAQPAPQGSNPWKSAKPVVSGSQPSQAQPARAAAPAPAAPRAVPVAPAAAAVSTTSAVAQPAAQDQALSADNLLTFFREQFSGEGTAALAEATGFGRRDAGRAVQGTVPVLLSALAQKGHNEAGAAELLSLSNDFGRVVQTGGLNMDLLSNRAELGAMEVRGLSVLDRLLDNPGEVGGRLGTALGTSGEQAGRLLALLTPFVLGLLGSRAQATRTDAAGLSRVLAGLTPGKLEGLLPQGMGVLKALLGAQLFGAAPKARPTLLETKQAKATPLAEEERVVVKEQPAPAVQPMTPEPPRPVTPPPAEPERGGFPWWIIPLLLLAGLAWYFTQNRAEPVPAPTPAATEQTTTPPAAEPAAAAPEAALTVLEPADGTTVAADGFSMTGTGGAGDYEVFENGTSVGSFTAESDGAWTTDITAPAVGDNTYAIWDESGNEVATVNVTVE
- a CDS encoding cytochrome c oxidase assembly protein, with amino-acid sequence MNLNPTLADLLTLTFNPLVWGALAAALGLYLWQFSRWRANAERRQDWPVWKVVLFVLGLLATLWALQSSAAVYTVNSMALYMVRLMVLAELVPLLLLLGLPRRIPLAPGSPLGRIFSVLLDPWVAFAVWTAVILFWNIPAGFNASIVTNTAAILLPALYLISGTMIWGAMLRPLPSIQPGTFGKRGWFGFLAALPMMSIAAWWLYAREVLYQPYVGAVCLWNLTPLQNQQISGWIMMLAGLPALGLAILQLMAWLIEISEGSGQQRPPPPAQT
- a CDS encoding SCO family protein; this encodes MTASPQPPATPPQEPIARPWQQSALLALIAVALVLGIAWAYARSQSAYPFYGSVVNQPGPALAFSGTDGHGQPWTFQPQGQATLLFFGFTHCPDICPLTLKYLGEMRARLTPEEREQVKVLFVSVDPERDTPERIREYVEFFGEGTGVRVPEPELSQVAQGYGVAYGKVPVDGPLEYQINHTTATYLIDASGYTRVMWDYTQLPDVDRILRDVRYVMNNPRDVSAARSEPQRTAAQLTAAQLTAGVQP
- a CDS encoding copper chaperone PCu(A)C; this encodes MMPTRSLYRRILPGLLLPALLGACSPSDSQTTVSEPGVTAPAEPMADHSGHTTDAVASTGVLPLEAGTATVTAVPPSMKETAAYVTLTNPTDSDIVLVSAASPAAGHVMLMRTETTAADGASSSGMVETPSLTVPAGGELVLASGGDHLMLMDLTGPLEEGQTVDLTVVADDGRTLDLSAEVRRP
- a CDS encoding methyltransferase domain-containing protein, yielding MPPRRPSSRSKSRPRRSAPRGNPAEWPLYAAEVLRGLEEVARTELSAIAGLDVLSAADEEIRFRYAGATERLSRLRSVVAVYAVRQWDVPRPRGLLGHQQLGELTSWLRGVAEQGGHRSFRLSAAGRETEVMERLSAEVGQALGLPEHPEEGELRLRLRPAPGGTGWEGLARLTPRPLSAREWRVCNREGGLNAATAYAALALAGLRVKDRIFNPMCGSGTLLVERALMGPYEAMVGVDIDPEAVACARANLKAAGRSVEVAQVDALNTGLPPRTFDLIVADLPWGDDIGTHGGNAEMYPAFLREMHRLCSKGGRMVVVTHELRLFERVAQESPWEVRELTQVYSGGHHPKIYLLTR
- a CDS encoding polyprenyl synthetase family protein, giving the protein MSQPAPSVSVCVPPAVSAGLTPAFEQQLRDVLRSEVEFIELIGEDLVGAGGKRIRPQVTLLAAEALGAVPPDTAAVKLAVCIELLHSASLLHDDLIDDADTRRGQEAAFRRYGNVVSVMSGDFMLSRLLVLLSDLPGCARLTRAFGEVASMVCEGEVLQFQVAAYGNPSYEQYERIIYGKTAALLELAAAAPALLLNAAPEQEAALRQYGRELGMAFQLRDDLLDLLGREEELGKPVGSDLREGKATWPVLRLLDSPAGEEVRTILMRRAAPSGDLVRIQTLAAEHHAEADTWAEIARRLNLARQALDALPGGSARQELEDLLDRLIPDLH
- a CDS encoding Glu/Leu/Phe/Val family dehydrogenase codes for the protein MRVSGLNWQGLMEQLQEALPYCEVTDQSLAYFKYPRRSVKMNLPVKMDDGQVRVFQGYRSVHSNARGPSMGGVRFREGLSLHECEALAAIMTLKAAVADLPLGGAKGGVDVDPETLSAHEQEGLTRRFTSELFELIGPNEDILAPDVGTDSQHMAWIYDAFNEGRGTSINGMVVGKPMALGGSYATKDARGQSAAMVTARALEDSGQGVKNARIAIFGYGDVGSKAARLLQAQGALIVAVSDRHGAIYSSSGLDLPALAEHREQGGSVCGFALDISKDELLELDVDALILAFDFGTVNAGNAHKVRATYLVEATNRAVLPEAERYLRERDIRVLPDLVAAIGGVVVNYVEWVQSHTNFFWTADEIEAVAEQHINRALDDVMNVMEQNGIDMRTAAYVLALSRLNSATEMRGVYP
- a CDS encoding Glu/Leu/Phe/Val family dehydrogenase, which codes for MTTESPAPVKTSTHDIPSYLDPNNIGAYEIFLEQVDRVTPYLGNLAYWVETLKRPKRILVVDVPIHLDDGSVAHFEGYRVQHNTSRGPAKGGIRYHQDVNLSEVMALSAWMTIKNAAVNVPYGGGKGGIRIDPRKYSQGELERVTRRFTTEIGLIIGPEKDIPAPDVNTNPQIMAWMMDTYSMNVGRTATGVVTGKPIALGGSLGRSDATGRGVFVTGAEAMKKLGINMEGARIAVQGFGNVGNAAARIFHDHGAKIVAIQDVTGTVYSAAGIDPYKAMEHLSATGKITDLPGTDELSREEFWTVDCDVLIPAALEKQITEANADQIKAKLIVEGANGPTIPAADDILASRGVTVVPDVLANAGGVTVSYFEWVQDFSSFFWTEDEINQRLDRIMTDAFLSLWDVKERHGVTLRTAAYIVACTRVLEARALRGLYP